Part of the Kineococcus aurantiacus genome, CCTCGAGGCCGGCGTCACCCTCATCGACACCGCCGACGCCTACCACCGCGACGCGGACGAGGTCGGCCACAACGAGGAGCTCATCGCCCGCGCCCTGCGCGAGTTCGGCGGCAGCACCGACGACGTCGTCGTCGCCACCAAGGGCGGCCACCTGCGCCCCGGCGACGGGTCCTGGACGCAGAACGGCGACCCCGCCTACCTCAAGGAGGCCGCCAAGGCCTCCGCCCGCCGCCTCGGCGTGGAGGCCATCGGCCTCTACCAGTTCCACCGCCCGGACCCGAACGTCCCCTACGCCGAGTCCGTCGGGGCCCTGGCCGAGCTGCTCGACGAGGGCGTCATCGTCCGCGCCGGCATCTCCAACGCCGACGTGGCCCAGATCGAGGAGGCCGACACCGTCCTGGGCGGCCGCCTGGTCTCGGTGCAGAACCAGTTCTCCCCCGCCTTCCGCAGCAGCCAGGGCGAGCTGGAGCACTGCGCGGCCCGCGGCATCTCCTTCCTGCCCTGGTCCCCGCTGGGCGGGATCTCCAACGCCGCCGAGCTCGGCAGCCGCCACGCGGTGTTCGCCGAGGTGGCCGAGGCCCACGGCGTCAGCCCGCAGCAGGTCACGCTGGCGTGGGAACTGGCCCTGGCCGAGCAGGTCCTGCCCATCCCCGGCTCCTCCCGCCCGGCGAGCATCCTGGACTCCCTGGCCGCCGCCGACCTGGAACTGACCGCCGACGAGGTCGCCCGCCTGTCCGAAGGAGCCCGCTCGTGAGGACCGTCCCGCTGGGGACCACCGGCCTGCAGGTGCCCAACGTCGTCCTCGGCCTCATGCGCATCGCCGAGATGGACGACGAGGCCATCCGCACCCTCGTCGCCACCGGCCGCGAGGTCGGCATCACGATGGTCGACCACGCCGACGTCTACGGCGGTGCCCCGCACCGCTGCGAGGAGCGGTTCGCCCAGGCCGTCAAGCTCAGCTCCTCCGAGCGCGAGCAGACGGTCATCCAGACCAAGTGCGGCATCGTGCCCGGCGAGGACGGGGCGTACTTCGACTTCTCGTACGAGCACATCATCTCCTCGGTCACCGGGTCGCTGAGGGCGCTGGACACCGACTACCTCGACGTCCTGCTGCTGCACCGCCCCGACGCCCTCGTCGAACCCGAGGGCGTGGCGAAGGCGTTCGACGAGCTGCACGAGGCCGGCAAGGTCCGCGCGTTCGGCGTCTCCAACCACACCCCCGGCCAGCTGGAACTGCTGCGCAAGCACGTGCGCCAGCCGCTCGTGGCCAACCAGCTGCAGCTGTCGATCACCCACGCGCCCCTCGTCGCGCAGGGCGTCGCGGCGAACATGCAGGGTCTGGACCAGTCGATCTCGCGCGACTACGGCACCCTGGACTACTGCCGGCTGCACGACATCACGGTGCAGGCGTGGTCGCCGTTCCAGGCCGGGTTCTTCGACGGGGTGTTCCTCGACAACCCGAAGTACCCCGAGCTGAACGCCGTGCTGGACCGCCTCGCCGCGCAGTACGACGTCCCGACGATCGCGATCGCGACCGCGTGGATCACCCGCCACCCGGCGAACATGCAGGTCGTCCTCGGCACCACGAACCCCGACCGGGTCCGCGCCGCGGCCCAGGGTTCGGACGTCCCGCTGACCAGGGCGGAGTGGTACGAGCTGTTCCGCGCCGCGGGCTACCAGGTGCCCTGACCCGCGCCGCGCAGCGGTCCACGACCGTCAGGCCGGCGGGGGCGGAACCCGGGGTCGACCCCGGGTTCCGCCCCCGCCGCCGTGGATCCCGGTGGTCGCGCGCAGCGACCCCGGGCGCTCCCCGCGCGACCCGCAGGTCACACGCTCAGCGAACCCCCGACCGGTAGCTGCACCGCGCCGGCGACCCCCAGCCTCGACGCCTCCCGCACGAAGCGGCGGCCGGGTTCGACGAACCGGTCGCCCATGGTCGCCCCCAGGGCGACGGGGTGCAGCGTCCCCCAGTGCACCGGCACCGAGACCCCCGGCCGGACCCGCGCCACGAGTTCGGCGGCCTGGCGCGGGTCGAGGTGGTGCGGGCCCAGGGTGTGGCCCCAGCCGCCGACGGGGACCAGCGCGACGTCGGGGGCGCGGCCGGCCGCGGCCAGCACCGCGTCGGACCCCGCGAACTCGCCGGTGTCCCCGATCGCCCACAGCAGCAGGTCGTCCAGGTCGCGGCCGGGGAACGCGCCCGGGACCCGCAGGAGGTGCTCGACGGCCTCGGCCCCGCGCGGGGCGCGGCTGAACCCGCTGCCCGTGCGGTGCCCGGCGTGGTGGGCGGGCAGGGCCGTGACCTGCACCGGGCCGCACGGCGTGGGCAGTTCCCGCGTCTGCCCGACGGCGACCTCCACGACGTGCGTGGCGGGCCGCCGCAACCGCCACCGCACCCAGTCCGAGGAACCCGGCGGGGTCACCAGAACCGTGGGCCGCATCCGCCGCAGCGACGGCAGGTCCAGGTGGTCGTGGTGCAGGTGCGAGACCAGCGCCAGGTCGCACCCGGCCCACGCGGCCGGGTCGGGCGTCGCGGGCCGGCGGCGCAGGTGCGCCAGCCCCGGCCGCAGCACGGGGTCGGTGACCACCCGCAGCGACCCTCCCGGCGTCCGCACGTCGACCGTCACGGTCGAGTGCCCCAGCCACCTCACGTCGACGCTCACCGTTCCTCCTCCCCCTGGCCCCTCACGAGCGCAGGTCGACCTGCTGCATCCACCGGACCAGCTGCTCGTGGACCGTGGCGGCCCCCACGAGCGGCGCCTCGCCCGGCACGGACCGGTCCCGCAGGTCCTCGTCGACCTTCCACTCCGCCGGGTGCACCAGGACCGCCTGCTCCTGCCACCCGCCGAGCCCGCCGTGGGACCCGACCTGCTCCTCGAAGGCGTGCACCTCCCCGGTCACCGGGTCCACCGTGGAGTGCACGAACAGCGCCGGGGCGGTGCGGAAGCGCATGACCCGCAGCAGGTCGCCCGCGGCGCGGGGCCCGACGGCCGCGAGCGGGTCGGCGCCCTTGACCACGCCGGAGACCAGTTCGTGCTCCCCCTCGGTCCCGATGACGACGACCTCCTCGCCGCGGAACCCCGCGACGAAACCGATCCCGCGCGTCTGCAGGAGTCCGGGCACGAGCGCGGGCCAGCGGCGGTCGAACTCGGCGAGGTCGACGCGCCCGTCGGCGGCGCCGGGCACCGACAGCAGCGCCGTGCAGCCCGAGGTCGCGACGACGACGGCGTCGCGGTCGCCGTCGGGTTCGTCCTCGTGCCGGGTGCTGACGCGCTCGGCCTTGGCGTGGGGGGCGAACTCGCGCACCAGGACGTCCACCCGGCCGCGCATCTCCTCCCCGGCCGCGGTCGTCACCACGGGGTGCTCGGGCCCGGCCTCGTCGAGGAGCCCGGCGACGACCTCCTGCAGGGACCGCCCGCAGACCTGCTCGAACGTGGCCCCCTGCGCCTGGCCGTGGTCGGAGACGACCACGACGCGGTACTCGCGCGGGGAGACGGCCGCGACGTCGGCCAGCGTCTGCAGCACCCGGTCGATGCCCGCGAGCGCGTCGAGGGACTCGGCCCGCGCGACGCCGGCGTGGTGGGCGACCTCGTCGTAGTCGAGGAAGTCGACGAAGACGACGGGGCGGCCGTCGGCGAGCTCCTGGGCCACGACGGAGACGTTCAGGTCGCGCAGCAGCGCGTTGGTCAGGGCCCGCAGCAGGACGTACCAGCCGCGGCGCGGGATGCGGGGCTCGATGCGGCGCACCCGCTGCTGCCAGCCCTGGTACAGCTCCTTGACGATCTCCCCGAGGGTCAGGATGAGGCTGCGCAGCAGCACGAACGGGCGCGCGACGTACCGCAGGTA contains:
- a CDS encoding alkaline phosphatase family protein gives rise to the protein MRSRFALTARDVRDLLLSLLPTAFALWISVHLVAGVRVDSPFWLLASAAVLAVGDLLVRPVLGPLVGVLGPLPTVVLGVAVQLLLLHTALTAVPGLDLSSLNALWQVYLWTGLVGVAVRWLVGSNDSRWVVRGLLRHRPSPPGDVRPPGLLVVQVDGLSMPLLRFGLHSGTLTTVSRWLREGTHLAEGWHAQLPSTTPASQAGFLHGSTEGIPAFRWWDPELGRVLVANRPADAAVIERRAREAAHAAGRRGLLADDGASVGNLFSGEASHAHLVVSTSRAGGSGRPYLRYVARPFVLLRSLILTLGEIVKELYQGWQQRVRRIEPRIPRRGWYVLLRALTNALLRDLNVSVVAQELADGRPVVFVDFLDYDEVAHHAGVARAESLDALAGIDRVLQTLADVAAVSPREYRVVVVSDHGQAQGATFEQVCGRSLQEVVAGLLDEAGPEHPVVTTAAGEEMRGRVDVLVREFAPHAKAERVSTRHEDEPDGDRDAVVVATSGCTALLSVPGAADGRVDLAEFDRRWPALVPGLLQTRGIGFVAGFRGEEVVVIGTEGEHELVSGVVKGADPLAAVGPRAAGDLLRVMRFRTAPALFVHSTVDPVTGEVHAFEEQVGSHGGLGGWQEQAVLVHPAEWKVDEDLRDRSVPGEAPLVGAATVHEQLVRWMQQVDLRS
- a CDS encoding MBL fold metallo-hydrolase, which translates into the protein MSVDVRWLGHSTVTVDVRTPGGSLRVVTDPVLRPGLAHLRRRPATPDPAAWAGCDLALVSHLHHDHLDLPSLRRMRPTVLVTPPGSSDWVRWRLRRPATHVVEVAVGQTRELPTPCGPVQVTALPAHHAGHRTGSGFSRAPRGAEAVEHLLRVPGAFPGRDLDDLLLWAIGDTGEFAGSDAVLAAAGRAPDVALVPVGGWGHTLGPHHLDPRQAAELVARVRPGVSVPVHWGTLHPVALGATMGDRFVEPGRRFVREASRLGVAGAVQLPVGGSLSV
- a CDS encoding aldo/keto reductase translates to MRTVPLGTTGLQVPNVVLGLMRIAEMDDEAIRTLVATGREVGITMVDHADVYGGAPHRCEERFAQAVKLSSSEREQTVIQTKCGIVPGEDGAYFDFSYEHIISSVTGSLRALDTDYLDVLLLHRPDALVEPEGVAKAFDELHEAGKVRAFGVSNHTPGQLELLRKHVRQPLVANQLQLSITHAPLVAQGVAANMQGLDQSISRDYGTLDYCRLHDITVQAWSPFQAGFFDGVFLDNPKYPELNAVLDRLAAQYDVPTIAIATAWITRHPANMQVVLGTTNPDRVRAAAQGSDVPLTRAEWYELFRAAGYQVP
- a CDS encoding aldo/keto reductase, with amino-acid sequence MKQRSLGRPGAPTTRQVSAIGLGGMPLSIEGRPDTDRALATIHAALEAGVTLIDTADAYHRDADEVGHNEELIARALREFGGSTDDVVVATKGGHLRPGDGSWTQNGDPAYLKEAAKASARRLGVEAIGLYQFHRPDPNVPYAESVGALAELLDEGVIVRAGISNADVAQIEEADTVLGGRLVSVQNQFSPAFRSSQGELEHCAARGISFLPWSPLGGISNAAELGSRHAVFAEVAEAHGVSPQQVTLAWELALAEQVLPIPGSSRPASILDSLAAADLELTADEVARLSEGARS